A DNA window from Armatimonadota bacterium contains the following coding sequences:
- a CDS encoding lipid-A-disaccharide synthase-related protein — MATPFLAVSNGHGEDLIAAEVIRHLEGVDAVAYPLVGLGQAYPPRVRLLDPRRVFPSGGFAFRDGLRGLSGDLRAGFVRFWLAQRRTLRAQRGCFALAMAVGDPYCLAMALLAGAPTVLVASADSVLHAPYGPLPLRVLRRAVRVFTRDEPTAADLRRRGIPAAYLGNVMLDCLQPAVADFTVAAGRPVVTLLPGSRSDAPRNAALLGEVAARIARSRPDVQFLLSLAPTVEEETVLQALRRSTGSARHSSGARTDPGAAPVEVGPARLTFTRAFAPAVERADVVVGLAGTANEQAAGLGKPVVAFPGPGPQFTARFLALQRHLLGEAIVAASNPDQAAAAVLQLLASPQERARRGQAGRERMGAPGAAARVAAEIQRLLTGAPAGTGR; from the coding sequence GTGGCCACGCCGTTTTTGGCCGTCAGTAACGGACACGGCGAGGACCTGATCGCCGCGGAGGTCATCCGCCATCTGGAGGGTGTGGACGCGGTGGCCTACCCGCTGGTGGGGCTGGGACAGGCCTACCCGCCCCGGGTGCGGCTGCTCGATCCGCGGCGCGTCTTCCCCAGTGGCGGCTTCGCCTTCAGGGACGGCCTGCGCGGCCTGAGCGGCGACCTGCGCGCCGGGTTCGTCCGCTTCTGGCTCGCCCAGCGGAGGACGCTGCGGGCGCAGCGCGGCTGCTTCGCCCTGGCCATGGCCGTGGGCGACCCCTACTGCCTGGCCATGGCGCTGCTGGCGGGCGCCCCCACGGTGCTCGTGGCCTCCGCCGACAGCGTCCTGCACGCGCCCTACGGGCCGCTGCCCCTCCGGGTGCTGCGCCGCGCCGTCCGCGTCTTCACCCGCGACGAACCCACCGCCGCCGACCTCCGCCGCCGCGGCATCCCCGCCGCCTACCTGGGCAACGTGATGCTGGACTGCCTGCAGCCCGCAGTGGCCGACTTCACCGTGGCCGCCGGGCGCCCCGTGGTCACCCTGCTTCCCGGCAGCCGCAGCGACGCTCCCCGCAACGCCGCCCTGCTGGGGGAGGTGGCCGCCCGCATCGCCCGCTCCCGGCCGGACGTGCAGTTCCTCCTCTCGCTTGCCCCCACGGTGGAGGAAGAGACGGTGCTCCAGGCCCTCCGTCGCAGCACCGGGAGCGCGCGACACAGTAGCGGCGCCAGGACCGACCCCGGCGCCGCCCCGGTCGAGGTCGGGCCGGCGCGTCTGACCTTCACCCGGGCCTTCGCCCCCGCTGTGGAGCGGGCCGACGTCGTGGTGGGCCTGGCCGGTACAGCCAACGAGCAGGCGGCGGGCCTGGGGAAGCCCGTGGTCGCCTTCCCCGGCCCTGGCCCCCAGTTCACGGCGCGCTTCCTCGCCCTGCAGCGCCACCTGCTGGGGGAGGCTATCGTCGCCGCCTCCAACCCCGACCAGGCGGCGGCGGCGGTGCTGCAGCTGCTGGCGTCGCCACAGGAGCGGGCGCGGCGGGGGCAGGCGGGACGGGAGCGTATGGGCGCTCCCGGGGCCGCGGCCCGCGTGGCCGCGGAGATCCAGCGCCTGCTGACCGGCGCACCGGCTGGGACAGGACGTTAG
- a CDS encoding glycosyltransferase, with amino-acid sequence MSAPQLSVIIPAHNSRAFLQETLAALAAQEDAGNGAFEVIVVDDGSTDGTVEALQALRFPLPLRVLPQENRGRSAARNAGAREARSPVLLFLDADVRPAPGFVAAHLRHHAGPGAVGVQGRTLQDPRTLVTLFMRTSHMMPDLTVRRRQRLSPYHVVTRNFSVTASAFHAAGGFDEGFVGYGWEDIELGLRLRRAGVALRYEPAALAYHLDVQTLDEARAKLRQAGAGAVYFWRKHGRPAGLGLFLEIHPVLLPLKWLVFRSGAVTRLIQAVRPWAERRRLLLVCNECYNHLLWKAYYEGVFQALREGDRGHAVFGRQ; translated from the coding sequence GTGAGCGCGCCGCAGCTTTCGGTCATCATCCCCGCACACAACAGCCGGGCCTTCCTGCAGGAGACCCTGGCCGCCCTGGCCGCGCAGGAAGACGCGGGCAACGGCGCCTTCGAGGTCATCGTCGTCGACGACGGCTCCACCGACGGCACGGTGGAGGCGCTGCAGGCACTGCGCTTCCCGCTCCCCCTGCGCGTCCTCCCCCAGGAGAACCGTGGCCGCAGCGCCGCGCGCAACGCCGGAGCGCGGGAAGCCCGCTCGCCCGTCCTGCTCTTCCTCGACGCCGATGTGCGCCCGGCGCCGGGGTTTGTGGCCGCGCACCTGCGCCACCACGCCGGCCCGGGCGCGGTGGGGGTGCAGGGCCGCACCCTGCAGGACCCCCGCACCCTGGTCACCCTCTTCATGCGGACCAGCCACATGATGCCCGACCTGACCGTGCGCCGCCGGCAGCGGCTCTCCCCCTACCACGTGGTCACCCGCAACTTCTCGGTGACGGCCAGCGCCTTTCACGCCGCAGGGGGCTTCGACGAGGGGTTTGTGGGCTACGGCTGGGAGGACATCGAGCTGGGACTGCGCCTGCGCCGGGCCGGGGTGGCGCTGCGCTACGAGCCGGCCGCCCTGGCCTACCACCTGGATGTGCAGACGCTGGATGAGGCAAGGGCGAAGCTGCGGCAGGCGGGTGCGGGCGCGGTCTACTTCTGGCGCAAGCACGGTCGGCCCGCCGGGCTGGGGCTGTTCCTGGAGATCCACCCGGTGCTGCTGCCGCTTAAGTGGCTCGTCTTCCGCAGCGGCGCCGTCACCCGCCTGATCCAGGCCGTCCGTCCCTGGGCGGAGCGGCGCCGGCTGCTGCTGGTCTGCAACGAGTGCTACAACCACCTGCTGTGGAAGGCCTACTACGAGGGGGTCTTCCAGGCCCTGCGTGAGGGCGACCGTGGCCACGCCGTTTTTGGCCGTCAGTAA